The Impatiens glandulifera chromosome 3, dImpGla2.1, whole genome shotgun sequence genome contains a region encoding:
- the LOC124930021 gene encoding polygalacturonase-like, which yields MAMSYLLVVIFFASLVSGERPWSELELNRNVNSLDLNPMRRELASPTKTFSVDSYGAKGDGSHDDTEAFAMAWKGACSSTTSAILMVPKKSYLLKPITFSGPCKSVVNVQIVGTIEASNNRGDYKEVSNRQWLMFENVENLVVQGGGTIDGNGKIWWQNSCKINDDLACKDAPTALTFLGCKNLVVKNLKIQNAQQIHVSFEKCSKVEASSLAISSPESSPNTDGIHVTNTQNIQISNCVIATGDDCISIVSGSQQVQATGITCGPGHGISIGSLGQGNSGAYVSDVVVDGVKLIRTTNGVRIKTWQGGSGSASNIKFQNIQMIGVSNPIIIDQNYCDREKKCNQETSAVQVKNILYKNIHGTSASVDAITLNCSKNYPCEQIMMQNVVIEKEDGSSAKASCINAKFSGSSVVSPNCNPV from the exons ATGGCAATGTCATATCTTCTTGTTGTTATCTTCTTTGCATCCCTTGTTTCGGGCGAAAGACCGTGGTCAGAGTTGGAACTCAATCGTAATGTGAACTCACTTGATTTGAATCCTATGAGAAGGGAACTTGCGTCTCCTACTAAAACATTTAGTGTTGATTCTTATGGAGCTAAGGGCGATGGAAGTCACGATGACACTGAG GCATTTGCAATGGCTTGGAAAGGGGCGTGTTCCTCTACTACTAGCGCGATCCTAATGGTTCCCAAGAAGAGCTATTTGTTAAAACCGATAACCTTCTCGGGCCCTTGTAAATCTGTTGTTAATGTTCAG ATTGTTGGAACCATTGAAGCATCGAATAATCGGGGAGACTACAAAGAAGTGAGCAATCGTCAATGGCTCATGTTTGAAAATGTGGAAAATCTTGTAGTCCAAGGCGGTGGAACCATCGATGGTAATGGCAAGATTTGGTGGCAGAATTCTTGCAAGATTAATGATGATCTT GCTTGCAAGGATGCTCCTACG GCATTGACCTTCCTCGGATGTAAGAACTTAGTCGTGAAGAATTTAAAGATCCAAAACGCGCAACAAATCCATGTTTCTTTTGAGAAATGTAGCAAAGTGGAAGCCTCTTCTCTCGCTATTTCTTCGCCCGAGAGCAGCCCCAATACCGATGGAATTCATGTCACAAATACTCAAAACATACAAATTTCCAATTGTGTCATTGCTACAg GTGATGATTGCATCTCAATTGTAAGTGGATCACAACAAGTACAAGCCACTGGCATTACATGTGGACCTGGTCATGGAATAAG TATTGGAAGCTTAGGACAAGGAAATTCAGGAGCCTATGTTTCAGATGTGGTAGTGGATGGGGTTAAACTCATTCGAACTACTAATGGAGTTAGAATTAAGACTTGGCAG GGAGGATCCGGATCTGCAAGTAACATTAAGTTTCAAAACATTCAAATGATCGGAGTGTCTAATCCCATCATCATCGACCAAAACTATTGTGATCGTGAAAAGAAATGTAACCAAGag ACTTCGGCAGTTCAAGTGAAGAATATTCTTTACAAGAATATACATGGGACGAGCGCATCTGTAGATGCGATTACATTAAACTGTAGTAAGAATTATCCGTGCGAACAGATCATGATGCAAAATGTCGTAATAGAGAAAGAAGATGGTTCTTCGGCCAAAGCTTCATGTATCAACGCCAAGTTTAGCGGATCTAGTGTGGTGTCACCTAATTGCAACCCTGTTTGA